The proteins below are encoded in one region of Brassica napus cultivar Da-Ae chromosome A6, Da-Ae, whole genome shotgun sequence:
- the LOC106348351 gene encoding mitochondrial phosphate carrier protein 1, mitochondrial, translating to MTSVKRKLDDELSSPWFYTVCTMGGMLSAGTTHLAITPLDVLKVNMQVNPVKYNSIPSGFSTLLREHGRSYLWRGWSGKLLGYGVQGGCRFGLYEYFKTLYSNVLPNNNRTSIYFLSSASAQIFADMALCPFEAIKVRVQTQPLFAKGLLDGFPRVYRNEGLAGFHRGLFPLWCRNLPFSMVMFSTFEQSVEFIYKNIIQKRKQDCSKSQQLGVTCLAGYTAGAVGTIISNPADVVVSSLYNNKAKNVLQAVRNIGLVGLFTRSLPVRITIVGPVITLQWFFYDAIKVLSGFPTSGGVEKPVDATKLAV from the exons ATGACAAGTGTCAAGAGGAAACTAGACGATGAACTGTCGTCTCCTTGGTTCTACACCGTTTGTACCATGGGAGGAATGCTCAGCGCCGGAACAACACATCTCGCTATAACCCCTCTTGATGTTCTGAAAGTCAACATGCAG GTGAATCCTGTGAAGTACAATAGCATTCCCTCAGGTTTCTCCACTCTCTTAAGAGAACATGGCCGTTCCTATCTCTGGAGAGGTTGGTCAGGGAAGCTCTTAGGCTATGGCGTTCAAGGCGGATGCAGATTCGGACTCTATGAGTATTTCAAGACACTCTACAGCAATGTCTTGCCTAACAACAACAGAACTTCCATATATTTTCTCAGTAGCGCTTCTGCTCAGATATTCGCAGATATGGCCTTGTGTCCTTTTGAAGCTATTAAAGTTAGAGTTCAGACGCAGCCCTTGTTTGCCAAAGGGTTGCTTGATGGGTTTCCAAGAGTATATAGAAACGAAGGTCTTGCTGG CTTTCACAGGGGGCTTTTCCCGCTCTGGTGTCGCAATCTCCCAT TTTCTATGGTGATGTTCTCAACGTTTGAGCAGTCAGTGGAGTTTATATATAAGAACATTATCCAGAAAAGGAAGCAAGATTGCTCTAAGTCGCAACAACTCGGTGTCACATGTCTAGCTGGCTACACTGCTGGAGCCGTAGGTACAATCATCTCTAACCCCGCTGATGTGGTTGTTTCGTCTCTTTACAACAACAAAGCCAAGAATGTGTTGCAG GCTGTGAGGAACATTGGGTTAGTTGGTCTTTTCACCAGAAGTCTTCCTGTTCGAATCACCATAGTGGGGCCTGTCATAACCTTACAATGGTTTTTTTATGACGCCATCAAAGTCTTGAGTGGATT CCCTACAAGTGGAGGAGTTGAGAAACCGGTGGATGCAACTAAATTAGCAGTGTGA
- the LOC106348350 gene encoding homoserine kinase-like — MATTLSFHSPSKPTSHFHFQLKPKPSPPLFAKVSFFRCRASVQTLVAVEPEPVFTSVKTFAPATVANLGPGFDFLGCAVDGLGDHVTLRVDPSVRAGEILISEITGTATKLSTNPLRNCAGIAAIATMKMLGIRSVGLSLDLHKGLPLGSGLGSSAASAAAAAVAVNEIFGRKLRKEELVLAGLESEAKVSGYHADNIAPAIMGGFVLVRSYEPLDLKPLRFPSDKDLFFVLVSPEFEAPTKKMRAALPAEIPMAHHVWNSSQAAALVAAVLEGDAVMLGKALSGDRVVEPTRAPLIPGMEAVKKAALEAGAFGCTISGAGPTAVAVVGVEEKGEEIGVKMVEAFMKVGNLKSVASVKKLDKIGARLVSSISR; from the coding sequence ATGGCCACCACTCTCTCCTTCCACTCTCCATCCAAACCAACTTCCCATTTCCATTTCCAGCTCAAACCCAAACCATCGCCGCCGCTTTTCGCGAAAGTCTCCTTCTTTCGATGCAGAGCCTCCGTCCAAACCCTCGTCGCCGTCGAGCCGGAGCCCGTTTTCACCTCCGTCAAGACTTTCGCGCCGGCGACCGTCGCTAACCTAGGCCCGGGCTTCGATTTCCTAGGCTGCGCCGTCGACGGCCTCGGCGACCACGTGACTCTCCGCGTAGACCCCTCCGTCCGCGCCGGCGAGATCCTTATCTCGGAGATCACCGGAACCGCGACGAAACTCAGCACAAATCCTCTCCGTAACTGCGCCGGAATCGCGGCGATCGCGACGATGAAGATGCTAGGGATCCGATCAGTCGGGTTGTCGTTGGATTTGCACAAGGGCCTTCCTTTAGGAAGCGGTCTAGGCTCGAGCGCAGCTAGCGCCGCCGCAGCCGCCGTGGCGGTTAACGAGATCTTCGGCCGGAAGTTAAGGAAGGAGGAATTGGTTTTAGCCGGTTTGGAATCGGAAGCTAAAGTCTCCGGTTATCACGCGGATAACATCGCGCCGGCGATCATGGGAGGGTTCGTTTTGGTTAGAAGCTACGAACCGCTTGATCTGAAGCCGTTGAGGTTCCCTTCGGACAAAGATCTCTTCTTTGTCCTAGTGAGCCCTGAGTTCGAAGCTCCGACCAAGAAGATGAGAGCTGCCTTGCCTGCAGAGATTCCGATGGCTCACCATGTCTGGAACAGTAGCCAAGCGGCTGCTTTGGTCGCGGCGGTGCTGGAGGGAGACGCGGTGATGCTCGGGAAGGCTCTGTCGGGGGATAGAGTTGTGGAGCCGACGAGGGCTCCGTTGATCCCGGGGATGGAAGCTGTGAAAAAGGCGGCTTTGGAAGCTGGAGCGTTTGGATGCACGATTAGTGGAGCTGGACCGACGGCGGTTGCGGTGGTTGGTGTGGAGGAGAAAGGAGAGGAGATTGGAGTGAAGATGGTGGAAGCTTTTATGAAAGTGGGGAACTTGAAGTCTGTTGCTtctgtgaagaagcttgataagattgGTGCGAGGCTTGTCAGTAGCATCTCCAGGTGA
- the LOC106348349 gene encoding probable serine/threonine-protein kinase DDB_G0281745, producing MASLCSARLLPSLSPDVLKKMSSSSSMHHDSRSLGCSSPRVHGFSSVRRPSLSNRRGNNSQLQVVAMAPEEEKLTRRNPLDFPIEWERPKPGRRPDIFPKFSPMKTPLPPPMPYDPPAEDEEEEEEKKEEEEENPDQEEEDQPEKQQ from the exons ATGGCGTCGCTCTGCTCTGCGAGGTTGCTTCCTTCTTTGTCGCCTGATGTTCTGAAGAAGATGTCCTCCTCTTCTTCGATGCACCACGACTCGCGTTCGCTTGGTTGCTCTTCGCCACGTGTCCACGGTTTCTCGTCCGTCCGCCGACCTTCACTTAGCAATAGAAGAGGGAATAATAGTCAGCTGCAAGTTGTGGCTATGGCACCCGAGGAAGAGAAGCTCACTCGTCGCAATCCTCTCGATTTCCCTATT GAGTGGGAGAGGCCTAAACCTGGGAGGAGACCTGATATTTTCCCCAAGTTTAGCCCAATGAAGACACCGTTGCCACCACCGATGCCTTATGATCCTCCAgcagaagacgaagaagaagaggaagagaagaaagaagaggaagaagaaaaccctGACCAAGAAGAAGAGGACCAACCTGAGAAGCAGCAGTAG